A section of the Dehalobacter sp. DCM genome encodes:
- a CDS encoding acyl-CoA dehydratase activase — protein sequence MIFAGVDVGSLSAEAVLMENDKLLASYIITVKPNPVTSATLVMEEVLKLTGLKQSDIAYCVSTGYGRERIPFSQHDVSEISCHGKGAFWANNNVRTIIDVGGQDSKLIRIDENGDLDDFMMNDKCAAGTGRFLEGIAKTFGIHVSELGPLALNGKNSVPISSICTVYTQFDVMGLLADGRSREDIALGVADSLAIRLNRMVTQIKIKDELCCTGGVAKNAAVVKSIEKVTGKKVTSLGDTDPQIIGALGAAIYAKERYLKENAAK from the coding sequence ATGATTTTTGCAGGTGTTGATGTAGGATCTTTAAGTGCTGAAGCAGTTTTAATGGAAAACGACAAGCTCCTGGCTTCGTATATCATCACAGTCAAACCAAATCCGGTTACCTCGGCGACATTGGTTATGGAAGAAGTTCTAAAACTAACGGGTTTAAAACAAAGTGATATCGCTTATTGTGTCAGTACGGGTTATGGACGGGAAAGGATACCCTTTTCCCAACATGATGTTTCAGAAATATCCTGCCATGGCAAAGGTGCGTTCTGGGCCAATAATAATGTCAGAACCATCATTGATGTCGGAGGCCAGGATTCCAAATTGATACGAATTGATGAAAACGGCGACCTGGACGACTTCATGATGAATGATAAGTGTGCTGCCGGGACGGGGCGCTTCTTGGAGGGGATCGCCAAAACTTTTGGCATTCATGTCTCTGAACTGGGGCCGCTGGCGTTGAACGGAAAAAACTCGGTACCAATCAGCAGTATCTGTACGGTCTATACTCAGTTTGATGTCATGGGGCTTCTGGCCGATGGGCGTTCACGGGAAGATATTGCTTTAGGGGTAGCCGATTCCTTGGCCATAAGGCTCAACAGGATGGTAACTCAAATCAAGATTAAAGATGAATTATGCTGCACTGGTGGCGTAGCCAAAAATGCTGCAGTCGTTAAGTCTATTGAAAAAGTAACAGGTAAAAAGGTCACTTCCTTAGGAGATACCGATCCGCAGATTATTGGGGCGCTGGGAGCGGCGATTTATGCCAAAGAGCGTTATTTGAAAGAAAACGCAGCAAAGTAA
- a CDS encoding ABC transporter permease — translation MKQFSKKIDPVGLIFPLLLLSIWYFVAASGKIPSYLLPSPEKFFQVMMDFIFGSYKLTPYSGKMVENMLASCLRVLCGFSLAALVGLLLGFLTGRIRLIKRIIDPSVHMVRTIPGIGWLPMAMVWFGIGERTTVFLIALAAFFPIYINAAHGAGEVPLLLIRAGRMLGASKSALFTTVILPSAFPSVVVGLRLGLGVSWAYLVLGELTGVSKGLGAVMMDARMLGQVEMIPAAMIWIAILGRLSDLLLIKLCQKIYPYYGGGRN, via the coding sequence ATGAAACAATTCAGCAAGAAAATTGATCCGGTTGGATTAATTTTTCCTCTTCTACTTCTTTCCATATGGTATTTTGTCGCCGCAAGCGGCAAAATACCATCTTATTTACTGCCAAGTCCCGAAAAGTTCTTTCAGGTGATGATGGATTTTATTTTCGGTTCGTATAAGCTTACGCCATATTCCGGAAAAATGGTTGAAAATATGCTTGCGAGTTGTCTTCGTGTGCTATGCGGTTTTAGCTTAGCTGCTCTAGTAGGATTGCTATTAGGTTTTTTAACAGGAAGGATACGATTGATCAAACGGATTATTGATCCCTCTGTTCATATGGTTAGGACAATACCGGGAATCGGCTGGCTGCCTATGGCTATGGTATGGTTTGGAATAGGAGAAAGAACCACGGTCTTTCTGATTGCACTGGCCGCTTTTTTTCCTATTTATATTAATGCGGCTCACGGTGCCGGAGAAGTGCCATTGCTTCTCATTCGGGCGGGCAGGATGTTGGGTGCAAGCAAGTCTGCTTTGTTTACAACTGTTATTTTGCCATCTGCTTTTCCATCTGTTGTAGTAGGTTTAAGACTTGGACTCGGTGTTTCCTGGGCTTATTTGGTATTAGGAGAGCTTACAGGAGTATCAAAAGGTCTTGGAGCCGTCATGATGGACGCCCGTATGCTGGGACAAGTGGAAATGATACCTGCGGCCATGATCTGGATTGCTATATTAGGAAGATTATCTGATTTATTGCTGATTAAACTCTGCCAAAAGATTTATCCGTATTATGGGGGTGGAAGAAATTGA
- a CDS encoding ABC transporter substrate-binding protein, with protein sequence MKKLLSFILCLALVISFTGCGKETSGKSIDAKVGTWKTAQTIQPFFYQDYLKTPDKVEISAFTNPGDMKTALLAGSLDMCGTTLVTAITAASKGEPVVVVCGLANKCSALVVGKDSNIKTEADLKGKKIAYVPGTMHHLLLLEVLRRNGLDPEKDVELKRIDFFDMGQALAQGTVDAFYSGEPYPSLAVAEGYGRILSYPNDDEKIGIINAAMITTKDKIQNNPEMIQKLVTAHAKATEYLNASKNVWLTKAAEFGTDKKVLDVAANNIELFWNMDEDYISHVKNLAQRMKEQGLISQIPDIDAMFDLSFVEQAEKELK encoded by the coding sequence ATGAAAAAATTACTATCCTTCATTCTATGTTTAGCATTAGTTATTAGTTTCACTGGCTGTGGCAAGGAAACCTCTGGAAAATCTATAGATGCTAAAGTTGGTACATGGAAGACCGCGCAGACCATTCAGCCGTTTTTTTATCAGGATTATCTGAAAACTCCTGATAAAGTTGAGATTTCAGCATTTACTAACCCAGGCGATATGAAGACAGCCTTACTGGCCGGAAGCCTCGATATGTGCGGTACTACTTTGGTTACCGCCATTACGGCAGCATCTAAAGGCGAACCTGTGGTCGTCGTTTGCGGATTGGCAAACAAGTGCTCGGCTTTGGTTGTGGGCAAGGATTCCAATATCAAAACAGAAGCGGACCTGAAGGGAAAGAAGATTGCTTATGTACCCGGAACAATGCATCACTTGCTTTTGCTTGAGGTGCTTAGAAGAAACGGATTAGATCCGGAAAAAGACGTGGAACTCAAGAGAATAGATTTTTTTGATATGGGTCAGGCGCTTGCCCAAGGAACAGTCGACGCATTTTATAGCGGAGAACCCTACCCTTCCCTCGCGGTGGCCGAGGGTTACGGAAGAATACTTTCATATCCCAATGATGATGAAAAAATTGGCATCATAAATGCCGCTATGATCACGACAAAAGACAAGATTCAAAATAATCCTGAAATGATTCAAAAACTTGTCACCGCTCACGCTAAAGCAACGGAATACTTAAACGCAAGCAAAAACGTTTGGCTTACAAAGGCAGCCGAGTTTGGAACGGATAAAAAGGTATTGGATGTAGCCGCAAACAATATAGAACTGTTCTGGAACATGGATGAGGATTATATCAGCCATGTCAAAAATTTAGCTCAGCGTATGAAGGAACAAGGACTGATCAGCCAAATCCCCGATATTGATGCGATGTTTGACTTAAGCTTCGTAGAACAGGCTGAAAAGGAACTGAAATAA
- a CDS encoding acyl-CoA dehydratase activase translates to MILGIDIGTGLTKGALVQDGKFIWGTKVPTEANPTSAVQKIMDVVKNEKGLEESDLDGIILTGWGQVKVPNRQGTELMSSIARAALWDCPSAKAVLCMGAQESLVIKLNDAGKVAGYARNDKCASGAGRFLEIICEALECTVDDLAALAAKADKEIRISNQCAVFTESEVVSLVNDGESIENIVAAILTALTVNIASLCKRTIKKEKLVLGGGLAKNEKICRLLQEALGVEIHVFQPEADYIAAVGAALSADGGRK, encoded by the coding sequence ATGATTCTAGGCATAGACATCGGGACAGGTCTTACAAAAGGTGCGCTTGTCCAAGACGGAAAATTTATTTGGGGTACAAAAGTCCCAACTGAAGCTAACCCGACGAGTGCAGTTCAAAAAATCATGGATGTAGTAAAGAATGAAAAAGGGCTGGAAGAAAGTGATCTGGATGGCATCATTCTGACCGGCTGGGGACAGGTCAAAGTTCCCAACCGGCAAGGAACTGAATTGATGAGTTCTATTGCCCGCGCAGCCTTGTGGGATTGCCCTTCCGCTAAGGCGGTATTGTGCATGGGCGCTCAGGAGAGCCTGGTGATAAAGCTCAATGATGCCGGGAAGGTTGCCGGATATGCCCGCAACGACAAATGTGCTTCCGGGGCCGGCAGGTTTCTGGAAATTATTTGTGAAGCATTGGAATGTACAGTTGATGATTTAGCAGCTCTGGCTGCAAAAGCAGACAAAGAAATACGGATCAGCAACCAATGCGCTGTCTTTACCGAGAGCGAAGTCGTTAGTTTGGTGAATGACGGAGAGTCGATCGAAAATATTGTCGCGGCTATTCTTACAGCTTTGACCGTCAATATTGCCAGCCTGTGCAAAAGGACGATCAAGAAGGAAAAACTGGTTCTTGGCGGCGGATTGGCCAAAAATGAAAAAATATGCCGCCTGCTGCAGGAAGCTCTGGGAGTAGAAATACACGTATTCCAGCCTGAGGCGGATTATATCGCAGCGGTAGGCGCGGCCTTGAGTGCGGACGGAGGGAGAAAATGA
- a CDS encoding helix-turn-helix transcriptional regulator, translated as MDNSRLRLFCPTDANICDMLHCQNPCIRSIDLSNDYILIFNDSMRLINLSNACSKTLKDESLPKTQLLGLDIFFFVPELKEPGAYDYYINSPHEKDIYMSEDYNVKAPVNKDSIFVKLKISRQESMTFVVGTDITSQKTFYDLYNRQERTLAELAQEYNNMKTTLDVLLKQINEKKCTLEKDYYRNLEEMIYPMLDILKTTRLDERQAATLDILEQNLKSMTQPYTQMLNIESNGLTQREIQIAQFIRLGKTTKEIADILCLSTRTIDFHRANIRKRLNISNCRDNLKSTLQTLG; from the coding sequence ATGGACAACTCTCGGCTGCGCTTATTCTGTCCGACTGATGCAAACATTTGCGATATGCTGCATTGCCAGAATCCTTGTATTCGAAGTATTGATTTATCCAATGATTACATTCTTATTTTTAATGACAGTATGCGGCTGATCAACCTCAGTAACGCCTGTTCTAAAACACTCAAAGATGAAAGTCTGCCCAAAACCCAGCTGTTGGGTCTGGATATCTTCTTCTTTGTTCCGGAGTTAAAAGAACCTGGGGCTTACGATTACTATATTAATTCTCCTCATGAGAAAGACATCTATATGTCCGAAGACTATAATGTTAAAGCACCGGTGAATAAAGATTCTATCTTCGTCAAGCTTAAGATTTCCAGACAGGAAAGTATGACCTTCGTAGTGGGTACAGATATAACCAGTCAGAAAACGTTTTATGATTTGTATAACCGGCAAGAGCGAACGCTCGCAGAACTGGCTCAGGAATACAATAATATGAAAACCACCCTCGATGTTCTTCTGAAACAGATCAATGAGAAAAAGTGTACTCTTGAAAAAGATTATTATCGTAATTTAGAGGAAATGATTTATCCTATGCTGGATATTCTAAAGACGACCAGGCTGGATGAAAGGCAAGCCGCTACGCTGGACATTTTGGAACAGAATCTTAAATCCATGACCCAGCCTTACACTCAAATGCTTAATATTGAAAGCAACGGTTTGACCCAAAGGGAAATCCAAATTGCTCAATTTATTCGCTTAGGAAAAACCACCAAGGAAATTGCCGATATTCTTTGTTTATCGACCAGAACGATTGACTTCCACCGCGCTAATATTCGCAAACGACTCAATATCAGCAATTGCAGGGATAATTTAAAATCTACCCTGCAAACTCTGGGTTAA
- a CDS encoding ABC transporter ATP-binding protein — translation MKNEIAFVMNKVNKNFSSGKQLLKVLEDVSLEIEEGELVALLGPSGCGKSTLINLAACFEKPDDGQVLFMGRPITMPSPQRGVVFQSAQLFPWLTVKQNISYGLTLQKQKKEIIEDKCSKYIQLVKLEGFEYYYPPQLSGGMQQRVALARVLIMEPRMLLMDEPFAALDAQTRLAMQQLLLSIAREIEPTVLFVTHDVEEALFLADKVLVMSRLPGRIIHEVKVPFQRPRPISLIGSTAFSKLKRSILALLNI, via the coding sequence TTGAAAAATGAAATAGCGTTCGTTATGAATAAGGTTAACAAAAACTTCTCTTCGGGGAAACAGTTGTTAAAGGTCTTGGAAGACGTTTCTTTAGAGATTGAAGAAGGTGAACTGGTCGCCCTTTTAGGACCCAGCGGCTGCGGTAAGTCCACTCTGATAAATTTGGCTGCGTGTTTTGAAAAACCGGATGATGGGCAGGTGTTGTTTATGGGCAGGCCCATTACCATGCCGTCGCCCCAAAGGGGAGTGGTTTTCCAATCGGCACAGCTTTTTCCCTGGCTCACGGTCAAGCAGAATATTTCCTATGGCCTTACGTTACAGAAACAAAAAAAGGAAATCATCGAGGACAAATGCAGTAAATATATCCAATTGGTAAAATTAGAAGGGTTTGAATATTATTATCCACCTCAGCTATCCGGCGGGATGCAGCAGCGGGTAGCGCTGGCGAGAGTTTTAATTATGGAACCACGGATGCTGCTTATGGACGAACCCTTTGCAGCCTTAGATGCCCAGACGCGTTTAGCCATGCAGCAGCTGTTGCTTTCTATCGCAAGGGAGATAGAGCCTACGGTGTTATTTGTAACGCATGATGTGGAAGAAGCACTATTTCTAGCTGATAAGGTATTGGTGATGAGTCGTTTGCCCGGACGGATCATCCATGAAGTAAAAGTCCCTTTTCAAAGGCCAAGGCCGATTTCTCTTATAGGCAGTACGGCGTTTTCTAAATTAAAAAGAAGTATACTGGCGTTGTTGAATATCTAG
- a CDS encoding radical SAM protein → MNNLKLIRKAKESALSGKTLDKESIISLLEIDPNTEDGVRLGLAAREVASAVCKDRAYLWAAIGLDYKACPMNCHYCSFGESWGIVTEEKEFSQDEIIEMARGYVQEGIRWIVLRTTQFYSLDKLIETAKKIREAVPGEYELVTNAGEFDGLTAQKMADAGLQFNYHTLRLKEGIDTKFNPDDRLATLETVKKSALKLVSLVEPIGIEHTNEEIADSFLTAIKYEAVVTGGMGRVPVKGTPLGEFPALSKERLAQIVAVTRLAAGFRAPDICVHPASELAMEWGANVVVVEKGAIPRDVCCSSKDEWWNGFSPDTAKKWFAANGYGVFSKEG, encoded by the coding sequence GTGAATAATCTGAAATTGATTAGGAAAGCGAAAGAAAGTGCCTTATCCGGAAAAACGCTTGATAAAGAAAGTATTATTTCTTTACTCGAAATTGATCCCAACACGGAGGATGGCGTGAGATTAGGCCTGGCAGCGAGAGAAGTAGCTTCTGCCGTTTGTAAAGACAGGGCATACCTTTGGGCCGCGATAGGGCTGGATTATAAAGCCTGCCCCATGAACTGCCATTATTGTTCATTTGGAGAAAGCTGGGGAATTGTCACAGAAGAAAAAGAGTTCAGCCAAGATGAAATTATAGAAATGGCCAGAGGTTATGTTCAGGAAGGCATAAGGTGGATCGTACTGCGAACGACTCAATTTTATAGTCTGGACAAATTGATCGAGACGGCAAAAAAAATCAGGGAAGCTGTACCGGGAGAATATGAATTAGTAACCAACGCTGGAGAGTTTGATGGGCTAACTGCTCAAAAAATGGCTGACGCCGGACTGCAGTTTAATTATCATACGTTACGGCTTAAAGAGGGTATTGATACCAAGTTTAACCCGGATGACAGGCTGGCAACGTTGGAGACTGTTAAAAAATCAGCTTTAAAGCTGGTTTCCCTGGTAGAACCTATCGGTATAGAACATACCAATGAAGAAATCGCAGATTCTTTTTTAACTGCTATTAAATATGAAGCTGTCGTTACCGGAGGCATGGGAAGAGTTCCTGTAAAAGGAACACCGCTCGGTGAGTTTCCGGCTCTTTCTAAAGAGAGACTGGCTCAGATTGTGGCAGTAACCCGTCTGGCTGCCGGCTTTAGAGCGCCGGACATATGTGTGCATCCAGCCTCGGAACTGGCCATGGAGTGGGGAGCTAATGTGGTAGTGGTTGAAAAAGGAGCTATCCCTAGAGATGTTTGCTGCAGTTCCAAAGATGAATGGTGGAATGGATTTAGCCCGGATACTGCAAAAAAATGGTTTGCCGCTAACGGGTATGGCGTATTTTCCAAGGAAGGGTAA
- a CDS encoding cytochrome c oxidase subunit 3 — protein sequence MTSNASTPQAEKHMQIKLNPPGDSGVWIPITLDAFVFLAMFTFFTLDRIADPILFEQSRLHLNVIIGFSNTLVLLTSSWFVVKAVQAARVRIPAKVKSNLLFAMLLGLTFGVLKIVGYYQDIMVGHSITANQFFGYYFSITGLHFVHVMVGLALLTICFFKAQRGPVDEKYLVWIESGATFWHMVDMLWVMIFPMFYLLRAI from the coding sequence ATGACATCAAATGCAAGTACTCCGCAGGCAGAAAAACATATGCAGATCAAGCTGAACCCGCCAGGTGATTCCGGTGTATGGATTCCCATTACCTTGGACGCGTTTGTATTCCTCGCAATGTTTACATTTTTTACTTTAGATCGAATCGCTGATCCGATCTTATTTGAGCAATCCAGACTGCACCTGAATGTCATCATCGGGTTTTCCAATACGCTGGTTTTGCTTACCAGCAGCTGGTTCGTAGTTAAAGCTGTACAGGCAGCGCGAGTGCGTATTCCGGCCAAGGTAAAAAGCAATTTGCTGTTTGCCATGCTGCTCGGTCTGACCTTTGGGGTACTGAAGATCGTGGGATATTATCAAGATATCATGGTGGGTCATAGCATAACTGCCAATCAGTTTTTTGGTTATTACTTTTCAATAACAGGTCTTCATTTTGTGCATGTTATGGTAGGGCTTGCACTTTTGACCATATGTTTTTTTAAAGCACAGAGAGGTCCTGTGGATGAAAAATATCTCGTCTGGATTGAATCAGGCGCGACTTTCTGGCATATGGTCGATATGCTTTGGGTTATGATATTCCCAATGTTTTATCTATTGAGGGCGATATGA
- a CDS encoding 2-hydroxyacyl-CoA dehydratase family protein — MRQKAFEKYNYLHRLDCVTDFVNLACNVVKADTLDGLMEGALPLLATAPPYLFEEVPKIHEPVVAAAIKPKNRAGVGAHFAAVKKYLSDLADDLDSGKPVVSHFPSMGPEPFLAMGVVPLCAEALTLYLTGSYENGVEEEIDEAEAEGIPNHSCSFQKAPFKAMDKGLLPLPDAFLVTTAPCNSSNMLYQNMMDKHNKPVFVVDSPYYWNKRSFKYFAEEYKQAILGVAKHLGTEIDVATLRKHVEWSNEQYEWWFKLQKLRRIKPNPDPGMHRAFDLAAWLLSGSNELWINYFKVLYEEAKERADNGLGVVPEGMEEIRTLHTYGWTAHTIYLPDWMEDNLGSSMAECGLSIYPGDLIGFVDTTNLDTMLEGLAWRSFNGVMHRTVMTFADLHINDMVSVAKEYQVDAAVFAGNNTCKWGWTYPKMLSDALQENMGIPCLSFETDIMDKRFTPREVTFSMLTEFFNNLRAR; from the coding sequence ATGAGACAAAAAGCATTTGAAAAGTATAACTATCTCCACCGGTTGGATTGCGTCACGGACTTTGTTAATTTGGCCTGTAATGTTGTTAAGGCTGATACTTTAGATGGACTGATGGAGGGCGCTTTGCCCTTGTTGGCTACGGCTCCGCCATATCTGTTTGAGGAAGTGCCGAAGATTCATGAACCGGTTGTTGCTGCTGCGATTAAGCCGAAGAACCGTGCAGGTGTGGGTGCGCATTTTGCAGCTGTGAAAAAATATTTATCGGACCTGGCAGATGACCTTGATTCAGGCAAACCTGTTGTTTCCCATTTTCCTTCCATGGGGCCGGAGCCCTTTCTTGCCATGGGTGTTGTTCCACTTTGCGCGGAAGCGTTGACCTTGTACCTTACGGGTTCCTATGAGAACGGTGTCGAGGAAGAAATTGACGAGGCGGAAGCGGAAGGTATTCCCAACCATTCCTGCTCTTTCCAAAAGGCGCCGTTCAAGGCGATGGACAAAGGGCTCCTTCCCTTGCCGGATGCTTTTTTAGTAACCACAGCACCGTGCAATTCCAGCAATATGCTCTATCAAAATATGATGGATAAACACAACAAACCGGTATTCGTAGTGGATTCACCGTATTATTGGAATAAACGCTCATTCAAATATTTTGCCGAAGAGTATAAGCAAGCTATTTTGGGTGTGGCCAAGCATTTAGGCACGGAGATTGATGTCGCTACCCTACGCAAGCACGTCGAGTGGAGCAATGAGCAGTACGAGTGGTGGTTCAAACTGCAAAAACTCAGGAGAATCAAGCCCAATCCCGATCCCGGGATGCACCGCGCGTTTGACTTGGCAGCTTGGCTGTTGTCCGGTTCCAATGAACTGTGGATTAACTATTTTAAGGTGTTATATGAAGAGGCGAAGGAAAGGGCGGACAACGGATTAGGCGTAGTACCGGAGGGCATGGAAGAAATCCGGACCCTGCATACGTACGGTTGGACGGCCCACACCATTTATCTGCCGGATTGGATGGAAGATAACTTAGGCAGTTCTATGGCGGAATGCGGTCTTTCCATTTACCCAGGTGATCTGATTGGATTTGTGGATACCACAAACCTTGATACCATGCTGGAAGGTCTCGCTTGGCGGTCCTTTAACGGGGTCATGCACCGGACGGTGATGACGTTTGCCGACCTGCATATCAATGATATGGTCAGCGTGGCTAAAGAATATCAGGTTGACGCGGCGGTCTTTGCCGGGAACAACACTTGCAAATGGGGCTGGACCTATCCAAAAATGCTGTCAGACGCCTTACAAGAAAATATGGGTATTCCTTGTTTATCATTTGAAACCGATATTATGGATAAACGTTTTACACCAAGGGAAGTTACTTTTTCTATGCTTACTGAGTTCTTTAATAATCTAAGAGCAAGGTAA
- a CDS encoding helix-turn-helix transcriptional regulator — MKNNEFDLIDDINKCSCLGYNLDKLIQPKILITLNRQDEPLHGYRIIELLNENFFCNNHVDSTGIYRALKTLEEHNILGFEWDTTGTGPAKKTYWLTEAGKKCLANWIKTLKEYQKNICQIIDTFELSNSRL; from the coding sequence ATGAAAAATAATGAATTTGATCTAATAGATGACATTAACAAATGTTCGTGCCTAGGTTACAACCTGGATAAACTGATTCAGCCCAAAATATTAATAACTCTTAATAGGCAGGATGAACCGTTGCATGGGTATAGGATTATCGAGCTGTTAAATGAAAATTTTTTTTGCAATAATCACGTTGACAGTACGGGGATTTATCGGGCTTTAAAAACTTTGGAAGAGCATAACATTTTGGGTTTTGAATGGGATACCACGGGGACAGGACCTGCCAAAAAAACGTATTGGCTAACGGAGGCCGGCAAAAAATGCTTGGCAAATTGGATAAAAACACTTAAGGAATATCAAAAGAATATCTGCCAAATTATAGATACCTTTGAGTTGTCAAATAGTCGGCTGTAG
- a CDS encoding cytochrome C oxidase subunit IV family protein, which translates to MMKKEQSTSIATMIWLILMVVTIVSFILVEETNVVHLAVTLAVMIGAFKARLIFIYFMELKRKILPHRIIYEIWALLAFVIILGGYWYSQLMV; encoded by the coding sequence ATGATGAAAAAAGAACAATCTACTTCTATTGCAACAATGATATGGCTTATTCTCATGGTTGTGACAATTGTAAGTTTCATACTTGTGGAGGAGACCAACGTTGTACACCTCGCCGTGACCTTGGCTGTTATGATTGGGGCATTTAAAGCCCGTCTGATTTTCATTTATTTCATGGAACTGAAACGAAAGATTTTGCCTCATCGCATCATCTACGAAATTTGGGCGCTATTAGCCTTCGTTATCATTCTCGGAGGATATTGGTACTCGCAATTGATGGTGTAA
- a CDS encoding 2-hydroxyacyl-CoA dehydratase subunit D: MSVQDVLTVEKSGPLEELLNLPLRGDNPYISQWKKDGGLVYGFLCAYVPEEILYAHGGNWNILPVRVGAKGCTTTEDADIYMGKFLCSFPRCLLQVGLEGQYDFLDGLVFTSCCEHARRVYEPWRDHVKAGHLSMISVPHDPTGPNRYQWYFDEVVNVTSDIDRVYGNKTTAESLRHAITVYNEYRTLMQELYSLRALEYPLLTGSEAMKISMAGANMPKEIFNEKLKAAIAEIKKRPGIKDYKARIMLGGSFIDDTYLIDIIESTGAIVVADTLCTGRKYVEGLVEMPENDNDLDALTHAVVKRHLNKIACPRMIEGYPERISFAKRMVQEAKVDGVIYEKMSFCDNHGVENVMEARDMEKDGIPVMQMEREYLSADTGRYKTRVQAFVEKITKGK, encoded by the coding sequence ATGTCCGTACAAGATGTTTTGACGGTTGAAAAATCCGGTCCACTGGAGGAACTGTTGAACCTGCCGCTCCGCGGGGATAACCCTTACATTAGCCAATGGAAAAAGGACGGGGGGTTAGTTTATGGGTTTCTATGCGCCTATGTTCCGGAGGAAATTCTCTATGCCCACGGCGGAAACTGGAATATATTACCTGTTCGTGTTGGTGCTAAGGGTTGTACGACTACCGAAGACGCCGATATTTACATGGGCAAATTTCTATGCAGTTTTCCCCGCTGTTTGCTGCAGGTAGGCTTGGAAGGGCAATATGATTTTCTGGATGGACTTGTTTTTACCAGCTGCTGCGAGCATGCCAGAAGGGTTTATGAGCCCTGGCGGGACCATGTCAAAGCAGGGCACCTGTCCATGATTTCAGTTCCTCATGATCCCACGGGGCCCAACCGTTATCAGTGGTATTTTGACGAAGTTGTCAATGTCACCAGTGATATCGACCGGGTGTACGGGAATAAGACGACAGCGGAATCCCTGCGTCATGCAATTACTGTATACAATGAATACAGAACTCTGATGCAGGAACTATACAGCCTGCGTGCCTTAGAATATCCTTTGCTTACCGGTTCGGAAGCGATGAAGATTTCTATGGCCGGAGCTAATATGCCAAAAGAAATATTCAACGAGAAACTGAAAGCCGCTATTGCCGAAATCAAAAAACGTCCCGGAATTAAAGATTATAAAGCCAGGATCATGCTGGGGGGAAGCTTTATCGATGACACCTATCTGATTGACATTATTGAGAGCACTGGCGCTATTGTTGTTGCCGATACGCTCTGCACCGGACGCAAATATGTGGAAGGCCTTGTGGAAATGCCCGAGAACGATAATGACTTGGATGCTCTTACCCATGCTGTGGTCAAAAGGCATTTAAATAAAATAGCCTGCCCGCGGATGATCGAAGGTTATCCGGAGCGGATAAGTTTCGCCAAGCGTATGGTTCAGGAAGCCAAAGTTGACGGTGTCATTTACGAGAAAATGTCTTTCTGCGACAATCACGGGGTTGAAAACGTTATGGAAGCCAGAGATATGGAAAAAGACGGGATACCGGTCATGCAAATGGAGAGAGAGTATCTTTCAGCAGATACTGGGCGGTACAAGACACGTGTCCAAGCCTTCGTGGAGAAAATCACTAAAGGGAAATAA